The following are from one region of the Variovorax sp. V213 genome:
- a CDS encoding HlyD family type I secretion periplasmic adaptor subunit, which translates to MNHSAHAIAANDPLALHVREARRLTHWGLAVLLCGLMPGAAWLSFAPLSSAVVAQAHVKVDLNRRPVQHAEGGIVREVLVRDGQHVRQGEPLLVLGDVSVDADRNRLDHRVKTERASLARLDAEQTMARAITFPPDVVETAAADPRLAAQLDKERALFEARRDALVGQVRLLRSQREKVAEEIVALRAQIMRASESMTFQKSDLETNRKLLKDGFVSAARIAQFEGTVADYGVKIEERRAELARAEQRTVDADLRIRSLESDYRQQASDQLKVTAARLAEIEQERRKSADASARQVITAPASGEIIDLKYSTPGAVIPPRETIADVVPEDTRLVTEARVRPEDVGRILRGQPAEIRFTAFKYRTTQLVHGKVVYVSGDRLVDRATSAPYYSVLVEADAASLATAGDLKLLAGMPAEIYLQGDERTPLQYLLEPITQVLRRAARER; encoded by the coding sequence ATGAATCATTCGGCGCATGCGATCGCGGCCAACGACCCGCTGGCGCTCCATGTGCGCGAAGCGCGTCGCCTGACGCACTGGGGCCTGGCCGTGCTGCTCTGCGGGCTGATGCCGGGCGCAGCGTGGCTGAGCTTTGCCCCGCTGTCGTCTGCCGTGGTGGCGCAGGCCCATGTGAAGGTGGACCTGAACCGGCGCCCGGTGCAGCACGCCGAAGGCGGCATCGTGCGCGAGGTCCTGGTGCGCGACGGCCAGCATGTGCGGCAGGGGGAGCCCTTGCTGGTGCTGGGCGACGTATCGGTCGATGCCGACAGGAACCGGTTGGACCACCGCGTCAAGACCGAGCGCGCCAGCCTCGCGCGGCTCGACGCGGAGCAGACCATGGCGCGCGCGATCACCTTCCCGCCCGACGTGGTCGAGACCGCGGCAGCCGACCCGCGCCTGGCTGCGCAGCTGGACAAGGAGCGCGCATTGTTCGAGGCGCGGCGCGATGCGCTGGTGGGGCAGGTGCGCCTGCTGCGTTCGCAACGCGAGAAGGTGGCCGAGGAAATCGTCGCGCTGCGCGCCCAGATCATGCGGGCGAGCGAGTCGATGACGTTCCAGAAGAGCGACCTGGAAACCAACCGCAAGCTGCTCAAGGACGGCTTCGTCTCGGCCGCGCGCATCGCGCAGTTCGAGGGCACCGTGGCCGACTACGGCGTGAAGATCGAGGAGCGGCGCGCGGAGCTCGCTCGCGCCGAGCAGCGCACGGTCGATGCCGATCTGCGCATCCGCTCCCTGGAGAGCGACTACCGCCAGCAGGCGAGCGACCAGCTCAAGGTCACGGCGGCCCGGCTGGCGGAAATCGAGCAGGAGCGGCGCAAGTCGGCCGACGCCTCGGCGCGGCAGGTGATCACGGCGCCGGCCAGCGGCGAGATCATCGATCTGAAGTATTCGACGCCCGGCGCAGTCATTCCGCCTCGCGAAACCATCGCCGACGTCGTGCCCGAAGACACCCGCCTGGTGACCGAGGCGCGCGTCCGTCCCGAGGACGTCGGCCGGATCCTGCGCGGGCAGCCGGCCGAGATCCGCTTCACGGCGTTCAAATACCGCACCACGCAGCTGGTGCATGGCAAGGTGGTCTATGTGTCGGGCGACCGCCTGGTCGATCGTGCGACCAGCGCTCCTTACTACTCGGTGCTGGTCGAGGCCGATGCGGCTTCGCTCGCGACGGCGGGAGACCTGAAGCTGCTGGCCGGCATGCCGGCCGAGATCTACCTGCAGGGGGACGAGCGCACCCCGCTCCAGTACCTGTTGGAGCCCATCACCCAGGTGCTGCGCCGCGCCGCGCGCGAGCGTTGA
- a CDS encoding HNH endonuclease produces MTQLFETDPTQLRAEIHKALFERLEWFKRHYDIVGHHALGPNSQRVYLGDKTKRVCRYCGLAAPQVKFKKLAHAIPDQVGNDWLFDHEECDNCNEHFANRVEDDFAKWTLPWRSMGRIKGKKGIPSLKSNDKQFRIDAANEKQTEDAMGANGARHGLKIYMGVNDARHELDEATKTVKLTLERPSYVPMGVFKCLVKMAIAVMPPEEEQRCTHLKKWILLPDHTVDSYGYKPLGIIYQFAPGPVPNDRVSYWLLRRKPERADDCLYMQFILQLSNHVFQIALPMHIEDRKQIEAGAFQTSLWPNTWAGVDHQMQYGRSAPTQFDMSGTEQVRGETTSMTIRYDQLIDGPDIAAPAVGPEPQTN; encoded by the coding sequence ATGACGCAACTCTTTGAAACCGACCCGACGCAGCTCCGCGCCGAAATCCACAAGGCATTGTTTGAACGCCTCGAGTGGTTCAAGCGCCACTACGACATCGTCGGACACCACGCCCTCGGACCTAACAGCCAACGCGTCTATCTTGGCGACAAGACCAAGCGCGTTTGCCGCTACTGTGGATTGGCCGCGCCACAGGTCAAATTCAAGAAGCTGGCCCATGCCATTCCGGACCAAGTCGGCAACGACTGGCTCTTTGACCATGAGGAATGCGACAACTGCAATGAGCATTTCGCCAACCGGGTCGAAGACGACTTCGCCAAATGGACATTGCCATGGCGATCCATGGGGCGAATCAAAGGCAAGAAGGGCATCCCGTCCCTCAAATCGAACGACAAGCAGTTCCGCATCGACGCCGCCAATGAAAAGCAGACCGAGGACGCCATGGGCGCGAACGGCGCACGCCACGGCCTCAAGATCTATATGGGGGTGAACGACGCGCGCCACGAGCTCGACGAGGCGACCAAAACCGTGAAGCTCACGCTCGAGCGCCCATCCTACGTCCCGATGGGTGTCTTCAAATGCTTGGTGAAGATGGCGATTGCGGTGATGCCGCCGGAGGAGGAGCAGCGGTGCACCCACTTGAAGAAGTGGATTCTTCTTCCCGACCACACCGTTGATAGCTACGGCTACAAGCCGCTGGGCATCATCTACCAGTTCGCACCCGGCCCTGTGCCCAATGACCGGGTGAGCTATTGGCTGCTGCGCCGCAAGCCCGAGCGCGCCGACGACTGCCTTTACATGCAATTCATCTTGCAGTTGAGCAATCACGTCTTCCAAATCGCGCTGCCCATGCACATCGAGGATCGGAAGCAGATCGAAGCTGGAGCTTTTCAGACCAGCCTATGGCCGAACACCTGGGCTGGCGTTGATCACCAAATGCAATACGGGCGATCCGCCCCCACGCAATTCGACATGAGCGGCACCGAACAAGTCCGCGGCGAGACCACGTCCATGACCATTCGCTATGACCAGCTCATCGACGGACCTGACATCGCTGCCCCCGCAGTGGGACCGGAGCCGCAAACCAATTGA
- a CDS encoding SEC-C metal-binding domain-containing protein, with product MTDSPIPTLDPAQEVRIAAVHRGFLYQHLYAVGCLLAAEVVGATSVVIERDEDVEIVQQSRRLYVQVKTRSQPIIPSDIGSALERFERLRAEHTDGRRSGTPHFAVIANQNPGPVLAAQIASGALPGDVKFIWPGQSLPAEFGSLPPAWATIDDAVQWCTAQAAALPFAMLAADSLVWKLAGRVLAAAAGNAPHENHAFDVQQLPSLFEQLLIQLQDFPAPPLPYRPQIDEPSIDSGARVRIISGFSGAGKTAWASQAATHASHNCAYYDCAETPGEALAVALVRELAAKLAGTNPEAIKRVLLPGSTGLESLKALDVFLSRERLTPVVVLDNVHRVGAESLQRIVNVTTTLRFVLLCQPTGSTKEIEAILGLSRESLNGWSLDELADAVARAGGRGSAATMSRLKTLTGGMPLFVQSAARIAVSEYDGDVEQLCDSLEVQTNTAETAQEVILARVFGALPGSARDAVAVLSLSDLGLKPAEVNELLLKALDLNDQAVAGVIRSLRASGTAEVYGGRQLKIHDAMRVLGNGHLLALGAGAVNRAQVALKNILLVSLEGYRDTSRFSLFTRMLVATNDIKTLVELIGEEMFHEMGIATDIWRSLETAVASESVDPEQRYWALDGLVFSDMKHSNLEGLPARFDAMEALITKHQLGADERMSFAMKRMGFQAELGDADAVNESIAALQALLPDKPAHQRVFRYNAASALFRLGQHQRAIEMASQVVHEYYGAMGITPDQVMMRKQKDLWELIDRPSLDRADIKHLADALELLAMVAAKLGRMSTMARIHAMKFYGLAGAVDSLVRVGQDAADDFVFQRDYEGAREILEQHVLPVVLEHNLLGRIVGVRSQYAVVLAYCGEVDAAEREMARLEPYAGGFTELQRLEIEGQKALIAEQRTRPAVSRQQIVAFQRLQVMAQSRAPSSGKVGRNEPCPCGSGKKYKKCHG from the coding sequence ATGACAGACTCACCTATCCCCACCCTCGATCCAGCGCAGGAGGTTCGGATTGCCGCGGTCCACCGTGGCTTCCTTTATCAGCACCTGTACGCGGTGGGCTGCTTGCTCGCGGCAGAAGTCGTCGGTGCGACTTCGGTGGTCATCGAACGAGATGAAGATGTCGAGATTGTCCAGCAATCGCGCCGCCTCTATGTGCAGGTGAAAACCAGATCACAGCCCATCATCCCTAGCGACATTGGCTCGGCCTTAGAACGTTTTGAGCGACTGCGGGCGGAGCACACCGATGGTCGCCGCAGCGGCACCCCACACTTTGCAGTGATTGCCAATCAGAACCCTGGGCCAGTCCTTGCCGCACAGATCGCGTCAGGGGCACTTCCCGGTGATGTCAAGTTCATCTGGCCTGGGCAGTCACTGCCTGCTGAATTCGGTAGCTTGCCGCCGGCCTGGGCGACCATTGACGATGCCGTGCAGTGGTGCACCGCGCAGGCTGCGGCGCTGCCGTTTGCCATGCTTGCTGCAGACTCGCTCGTCTGGAAGTTGGCGGGCCGCGTGCTGGCCGCTGCGGCCGGGAATGCTCCGCATGAAAACCACGCCTTTGACGTTCAGCAGCTTCCGTCGCTGTTTGAGCAGTTATTGATTCAGCTTCAGGACTTTCCAGCGCCTCCGCTGCCCTACCGACCGCAGATTGACGAGCCCAGCATTGATTCCGGTGCGCGCGTGCGGATCATCTCCGGCTTCTCGGGCGCTGGGAAGACCGCCTGGGCATCGCAGGCAGCAACGCACGCAAGCCACAACTGCGCCTACTACGACTGTGCCGAGACGCCCGGTGAAGCCCTGGCTGTGGCCTTGGTGCGGGAGCTGGCCGCCAAGCTTGCAGGAACGAATCCGGAAGCAATCAAGCGGGTACTGTTGCCCGGCTCGACCGGCCTCGAGTCGCTGAAGGCACTCGACGTTTTTCTGAGCCGCGAACGCCTCACGCCGGTGGTCGTGCTCGACAACGTGCATCGCGTCGGGGCCGAGAGCTTGCAGCGCATTGTGAACGTCACGACGACACTTCGATTTGTCCTGTTGTGCCAGCCGACCGGTTCAACCAAAGAGATCGAGGCGATCCTGGGTTTGAGCCGGGAGAGCCTCAACGGGTGGAGCCTTGATGAGTTGGCAGATGCCGTTGCGCGGGCGGGTGGGCGGGGCAGCGCGGCGACCATGAGTCGCTTGAAAACGCTAACTGGCGGCATGCCACTGTTCGTACAGAGTGCCGCGCGGATTGCAGTCAGCGAATACGATGGCGACGTTGAACAACTGTGCGATTCGCTTGAGGTGCAGACCAACACGGCCGAGACGGCGCAAGAGGTCATTCTCGCGCGAGTGTTCGGTGCGCTTCCCGGCTCTGCGCGAGATGCCGTTGCTGTGCTGAGCCTGTCTGACCTGGGACTGAAGCCAGCGGAGGTGAACGAGCTGTTGCTCAAAGCCTTGGATCTGAATGACCAAGCTGTCGCCGGCGTGATTCGTAGCCTTCGGGCATCCGGCACCGCGGAGGTGTATGGCGGCAGGCAACTCAAGATCCACGACGCAATGCGCGTGCTGGGCAACGGGCACCTGCTGGCGCTTGGTGCCGGCGCTGTAAATCGCGCGCAGGTCGCGCTGAAAAACATCTTGTTGGTGTCACTGGAGGGGTATCGGGATACGTCCCGGTTTTCACTGTTCACGCGAATGCTCGTTGCGACCAATGACATCAAGACGCTCGTCGAGCTGATCGGTGAAGAGATGTTCCACGAGATGGGCATCGCGACTGACATCTGGCGAAGTCTGGAGACTGCAGTCGCCTCGGAAAGTGTCGACCCTGAGCAGCGCTACTGGGCATTGGACGGTCTGGTCTTCTCCGACATGAAGCACAGCAACCTTGAAGGTCTGCCTGCACGGTTCGATGCGATGGAAGCGCTCATCACGAAGCACCAACTCGGCGCAGACGAACGAATGTCGTTCGCGATGAAGCGCATGGGCTTTCAGGCGGAACTGGGCGACGCCGATGCGGTCAACGAGAGCATCGCCGCACTGCAAGCGCTCCTGCCTGACAAGCCAGCGCATCAAAGGGTGTTTCGATACAACGCCGCCTCCGCTCTGTTCAGACTGGGCCAACACCAGCGGGCCATCGAGATGGCTTCACAGGTGGTGCATGAATACTATGGAGCGATGGGCATCACACCTGATCAGGTGATGATGCGCAAGCAGAAGGACCTGTGGGAACTGATCGACCGGCCATCGCTGGATCGCGCCGACATCAAGCACCTGGCAGATGCGCTGGAGCTCTTGGCAATGGTCGCAGCAAAGCTGGGCCGCATGTCAACGATGGCGCGAATTCATGCCATGAAGTTTTATGGTTTGGCCGGTGCCGTCGATTCGTTGGTGCGGGTCGGTCAGGATGCAGCTGATGACTTCGTGTTCCAGCGCGACTACGAGGGGGCCAGAGAAATTCTCGAGCAGCACGTCTTGCCCGTGGTGCTCGAACACAACTTGCTTGGCCGAATCGTCGGCGTTCGCAGCCAGTACGCGGTAGTGCTTGCCTATTGTGGCGAAGTGGACGCTGCCGAGAGGGAAATGGCTCGCCTCGAGCCGTACGCAGGCGGATTCACCGAACTGCAGCGGCTTGAGATTGAAGGGCAAAAGGCGCTGATTGCCGAGCAACGTACTCGGCCGGCAGTGTCACGGCAGCAAATCGTCGCCTTCCAGCGGCTCCAAGTCATGGCACAGTCACGAGCTCCGTCCTCGGGAAAAGTCGGCCGCAACGAACCATGTCCTTGCGGGTCAGGCAAAAAGTACAAGAAGTGCCACGGGTGA
- a CDS encoding type I secretion system permease/ATPase, translating into MKPLLQLLERPLLFVAGFSFFVNLLLLAPALFMLQVFDRVLTSQSQETLLVLLLGVGVALGLMLMLDYLRSRLQGVAGNLIADQLSPVVAKVMLARTARRAERAPCEGLRDVAALRNLFSSQGLLALFDVPWTFVYVAVIWLAHPMLGMAAAAASVLMLILAVVNDRITRRDIEALQKEAARATRYLESSMQNAELAQSLGMGEAVIGRWRDLNAGVAALQGPTARKSVAMAALTRTTRQAVQVLLQALGAYLVITGEGTPGILVACTILLGRALAPVEQVVGSWRVLAEGRLAFARLSEVLRVAERQPQRMALPAPSGRLHAEGLVFRPPQGERMILAGVSLSLEPGESLAITGPSGAGKSTLVRLLTGLWRPHAGVVRLDDVDLAQWPREELGPWLGYVPQDVELFAGTVADNIARLGEVDPDKVVQAAQRAGVHALILTLPEGYDTVVDNMGVMLSPGQRQRIALARALYGNPKLLVLDEPNSNLDGAGELALGEALRALRGQVTVIVVTHRSALVQHMDKLMVLEAGRVKQYGPVAEVVQTIRRAGQNPGGAQVVMMPPRASEKVS; encoded by the coding sequence ATGAAGCCTCTTCTCCAGCTTCTCGAGCGACCGCTTCTTTTTGTTGCGGGCTTCTCGTTCTTCGTGAACCTGCTGCTGCTCGCCCCCGCGCTCTTCATGCTGCAGGTCTTCGACCGCGTGCTGACGAGCCAGAGCCAGGAGACGCTGCTGGTGCTGTTGCTCGGCGTCGGCGTGGCGCTCGGTCTGATGCTGATGCTGGACTACCTGCGCAGCCGGCTGCAGGGCGTCGCGGGCAATCTGATCGCCGATCAGCTGTCTCCAGTGGTGGCCAAGGTCATGCTGGCCCGCACGGCGCGCCGCGCCGAGCGCGCGCCCTGCGAAGGCTTGCGCGACGTCGCGGCGCTGCGCAACCTGTTTTCTTCCCAGGGGCTGCTGGCCCTGTTCGATGTGCCATGGACATTCGTCTATGTCGCGGTCATCTGGCTGGCGCATCCGATGCTGGGCATGGCCGCGGCCGCCGCGTCGGTGCTGATGCTCATCCTTGCCGTGGTGAACGACCGCATCACGCGCCGCGATATTGAAGCCCTGCAGAAGGAAGCCGCCAGGGCCACGCGCTATCTCGAATCCTCGATGCAGAACGCAGAGCTGGCGCAGTCGCTCGGAATGGGGGAGGCGGTGATCGGACGCTGGCGAGACCTCAACGCCGGCGTCGCCGCGCTGCAGGGGCCGACCGCGCGCAAGTCGGTGGCGATGGCTGCGCTCACGCGCACCACGCGCCAGGCGGTGCAGGTCCTGCTGCAGGCACTGGGCGCCTACCTCGTCATCACGGGCGAAGGCACGCCGGGCATCCTGGTGGCCTGCACCATCCTGCTCGGCCGGGCGCTGGCGCCGGTCGAACAGGTGGTGGGGAGCTGGCGCGTGCTGGCCGAGGGGCGCCTGGCCTTTGCGCGCCTGTCCGAGGTGCTGCGCGTCGCCGAGCGCCAGCCGCAACGCATGGCACTGCCGGCGCCGAGCGGCCGCCTGCATGCGGAAGGCCTCGTGTTCCGGCCTCCGCAGGGCGAGCGGATGATTCTTGCCGGCGTCTCGCTGAGCCTGGAGCCCGGCGAGTCGCTGGCCATCACCGGCCCCAGCGGTGCCGGCAAGTCGACCCTGGTGCGCCTGCTGACCGGCCTGTGGAGGCCCCATGCAGGCGTCGTGCGGCTGGACGACGTCGACCTCGCGCAATGGCCGCGCGAAGAGCTCGGCCCCTGGCTCGGCTATGTGCCGCAGGATGTCGAGCTGTTCGCCGGCACCGTGGCCGACAACATCGCGCGGCTGGGCGAGGTCGACCCGGACAAGGTCGTGCAAGCGGCACAGCGTGCCGGCGTGCATGCGCTGATCCTGACCCTGCCCGAGGGCTACGACACCGTCGTCGACAACATGGGCGTGATGCTGTCGCCGGGCCAGCGCCAGCGCATCGCGCTGGCACGCGCGCTCTACGGCAACCCCAAGCTGCTGGTGCTGGACGAGCCCAACTCCAACCTGGACGGGGCGGGCGAACTGGCGCTGGGCGAGGCCTTGAGGGCGCTGCGCGGCCAGGTCACGGTGATCGTCGTCACGCACCGCAGCGCGCTGGTGCAGCACATGGACAAGCTGATGGTGCTGGAGGCCGGTCGCGTCAAGCAGTACGGGCCGGTGGCGGAAGTGGTGCAGACGATCAGGCGTGCGGGCCAGAACCCGGGCGGTGCCCAGGTGGTGATGATGCCGCCGCGCGCTTCGGAGAAGGTGTCATGA